One part of the Hyalangium ruber genome encodes these proteins:
- a CDS encoding efflux RND transporter periplasmic adaptor subunit yields the protein MTRWRGVVGVAVWLVASGALAHGGEDHGGGASAAPADTGPSFSVPKETQFLLEIRTERARVRQLEARLVAPGKVVPRTDRYAQVSSPVSGVVAASGAAMPLVGQRVKKGQVLATVQQSLSASEATGLSTEFLQAQAEATRAQATLEQARRDLARLESLQGVVAEKDVQQAALVVRTAEEELYRARAARDVLSGARQGQGTARFPLTAPIDGVLVEARATVGEQVDPSRPLFTVLDAAIVWVEARVFENDVARVEAATGALVHSEAYADQHFPARLYHVGQVVEEGTRSVRVLFELDNKEGRLRPGMFVEVAIGAGGREQVLAVPEAAVVREEGRAFVFVHTGPEDFERREVVLGVRDGEWSAVRRGLKEGERVVVRGASTLQAARGGR from the coding sequence ATGACACGGTGGCGCGGCGTTGTGGGGGTGGCGGTGTGGCTCGTGGCCTCAGGGGCCTTGGCCCATGGCGGCGAAGACCATGGAGGAGGGGCTTCGGCCGCTCCCGCCGACACGGGGCCCTCCTTCTCCGTCCCCAAGGAGACCCAGTTTCTTCTGGAGATTCGCACCGAGCGCGCTCGCGTCCGCCAGTTGGAAGCGCGGCTCGTGGCGCCCGGCAAGGTCGTCCCTCGCACGGACCGCTATGCTCAGGTGTCCTCGCCCGTCTCCGGCGTGGTCGCCGCCTCGGGCGCCGCCATGCCCCTGGTGGGCCAGCGGGTGAAGAAGGGGCAGGTGCTCGCCACCGTCCAGCAGAGCCTCTCCGCCTCCGAGGCCACGGGCCTGTCCACCGAGTTCCTCCAGGCCCAAGCCGAGGCCACCCGCGCCCAGGCTACCCTGGAGCAGGCCCGGAGGGACCTCGCGCGCCTCGAGTCCCTGCAGGGGGTCGTCGCAGAGAAGGACGTGCAGCAGGCTGCCCTCGTCGTGCGCACCGCCGAAGAGGAGCTGTACCGCGCCCGCGCAGCCCGCGACGTGCTCTCCGGCGCCCGTCAGGGCCAGGGCACCGCGCGCTTCCCGCTCACCGCTCCCATCGACGGGGTGCTCGTCGAGGCGCGCGCCACCGTGGGCGAGCAGGTGGACCCCTCGCGCCCCCTCTTCACCGTGCTGGACGCCGCCATCGTCTGGGTGGAGGCCCGTGTCTTCGAGAACGACGTGGCCCGCGTCGAGGCCGCCACGGGCGCGCTCGTGCATAGCGAGGCCTATGCGGATCAGCACTTCCCCGCGCGCCTCTACCACGTGGGACAGGTGGTGGAGGAAGGCACCCGCAGCGTCCGCGTCCTCTTCGAGCTGGACAACAAAGAGGGCCGCCTGCGCCCCGGTATGTTCGTGGAGGTGGCCATCGGTGCCGGGGGCCGAGAGCAGGTGCTCGCCGTGCCCGAGGCCGCCGTGGTGCGGGAGGAGGGCCGCGCCTTCGTCTTCGTCCACACCGGTCCCGAGGACTTCGAGCGCCGCGAGGTGGTGCTGGGCGTCCGGGACGGCGAGTGGTCCGCCGTGCGCCGCGGCCTGAAGGAGGGCGAGCGCGTGGTGGTGCGCGGCGCCTCCACGCTCCAGGCCGCCAGGGGAGGGCGCTAG
- a CDS encoding MFS transporter — MAEHDGRAAPLSRGMVWLMAAASGAVVANLYYNQPLLGDIGREFGATGSALGWVPTLTQVGYAAGMLLIVPLGDSLERRRVIVTMTGLVTLALVGAALAPGLEWMAVASFVVGLTSVVPQLLVPFAAHLAAPAQRGRVVGTVMSGLLIGILLSRTAAGFIGTHLGWRAMFWIGAALMLVMAAVLRVTLPSHAPAAALPYPALLRSLVGFVRNEPVLRLHSLLGALSFGAFSAFWVTLALYLQSLPEHYSPQVAGLFGLVGVAAAVAAPLVGRYADVRGDRKINALAIGVLLFSFVVLWLLGRWLWGIALGVILLDLGAQANHISNQTRVYSLHPEARNRLNTIYMVTYFVGGATGAYLGTTAWTHLGWTGVCLVGAGLSVAGLLALAIGGRRAP, encoded by the coding sequence ATGGCGGAGCACGACGGACGGGCGGCGCCCCTGAGCAGGGGCATGGTGTGGCTGATGGCGGCGGCGTCGGGCGCGGTCGTGGCCAACCTCTATTACAACCAGCCGCTGCTCGGAGACATCGGCCGGGAGTTCGGCGCCACGGGCAGCGCGCTCGGCTGGGTGCCGACCCTGACGCAGGTGGGGTACGCGGCGGGCATGCTGCTCATCGTGCCGCTGGGCGACAGCCTCGAGCGCCGGCGCGTCATCGTCACCATGACGGGGCTGGTCACCCTGGCGCTGGTGGGCGCGGCGCTGGCGCCCGGCCTGGAGTGGATGGCGGTGGCCAGCTTCGTGGTGGGCCTGACCAGCGTCGTGCCCCAGTTGCTGGTGCCCTTCGCCGCGCACCTGGCCGCGCCAGCCCAGCGCGGGCGCGTGGTGGGCACGGTGATGAGCGGGCTGCTCATCGGCATCCTCCTGTCGCGCACCGCGGCGGGCTTCATCGGCACCCACCTGGGCTGGCGGGCCATGTTCTGGATCGGCGCCGCGCTGATGCTGGTGATGGCGGCGGTGCTGCGGGTGACGCTGCCCAGCCACGCCCCGGCGGCGGCCCTGCCCTACCCCGCGCTCCTGCGCTCACTGGTCGGATTCGTGCGCAACGAGCCCGTGCTGCGGCTGCACTCGCTGCTGGGCGCGCTCAGCTTCGGCGCGTTCAGCGCCTTCTGGGTCACGCTGGCGCTCTACCTCCAGAGCCTGCCCGAGCACTACAGCCCCCAGGTGGCGGGGCTCTTCGGGCTGGTGGGCGTGGCGGCGGCCGTGGCGGCGCCGCTGGTGGGGCGCTACGCGGACGTGCGCGGAGACCGGAAGATCAACGCGCTGGCCATTGGCGTGCTGCTGTTCTCCTTCGTCGTGCTGTGGCTGCTGGGGCGCTGGCTGTGGGGAATCGCCCTGGGCGTCATCCTGCTGGACCTGGGAGCGCAGGCGAACCACATCTCCAACCAGACACGCGTGTACTCGCTGCACCCGGAGGCTCGGAACCGGCTCAACACCATCTATATGGTGACGTACTTCGTGGGCGGCGCGACGGGGGCCTACCTGGGGACCACGGCGTGGACGCACCTGGGCTGGACGGGCGTGTGCCTGGTGGGCGCGGGCCTCTCGGTGGCGGGGCTGCTCGCCCTGGCGATCGGCGGTCGACGGGCGCCGTAG
- a CDS encoding RNA polymerase sigma factor, with the protein MELREAEGEAVVRVLVENHRRFLSFLERRVGSHAVAEELLQAAYVRTLEKGHELREGESAVAWFYRLLRNALVDHYRKQASEGRAMEREAREATEQGDDPELKATVCACMGELLPTLKPEYAELLQRVDLEERAVPEVAAEVGITPNNAGVRLHRARQALKKQLERSCGTCATHGCLDCSCQGHREPSV; encoded by the coding sequence ATGGAACTCCGAGAGGCGGAAGGGGAGGCGGTGGTGCGGGTGCTGGTGGAGAACCACCGGCGCTTCCTGTCCTTCCTGGAGCGGCGCGTGGGCAGCCATGCGGTGGCGGAGGAGCTGCTGCAGGCCGCCTATGTGCGGACGCTGGAGAAGGGCCACGAGCTGCGCGAGGGCGAGAGCGCGGTGGCGTGGTTCTATCGGTTGCTGCGCAACGCCCTGGTGGACCACTACCGCAAGCAGGCCTCCGAGGGCCGCGCGATGGAGCGGGAGGCACGCGAGGCCACCGAACAGGGTGATGACCCAGAGCTGAAGGCCACCGTCTGCGCCTGCATGGGCGAGCTGCTGCCCACGCTCAAGCCCGAGTACGCCGAGCTGCTCCAGCGGGTGGACCTGGAGGAGCGCGCCGTGCCCGAGGTGGCCGCCGAGGTGGGCATCACCCCGAACAACGCGGGCGTGCGGCTGCACCGGGCGCGGCAGGCGCTCAAGAAGCAGCTGGAGCGCAGCTGCGGCACCTGCGCCACCCATGGGTGCCTGGACTGCTCCTGCCAGGGCCACCGCGAGCCGAGCGTCTGA
- a CDS encoding cupredoxin domain-containing protein has protein sequence MKRLMGVVVVAGLLAACDKKTQAPAAPPAETAKASAKQPHAAEPHAHAAPHGGWVETTARGHLELVASREGGYRVYLLDDALSPRPVDGASGSIKVAKGGYPDVALSVVGDHLEGQGPAHTDEHLVMVVTVVREGKPETARFNAHLEAEGHGDLMGELRQEPCPSTLPEGLTAEQCAKQGGVYTVAVQGGAPVLVLTAPGQDAKALLGPKVGQRVHIAGAVEEVGGSRRVQAEALSVEHDHTPLQGGIVAMSGDMHLEVLSLRSGEVRVWVTDAFRKPVPLAGMKGTVEAGGQNVPLTPEPGGQFLAAKLPASEQERETTVRLPMPGDPEYFITFLLAPKDGSVAVASPAAKADASGVQEVTITVAGGYSPSEVKLKKGMPVRLRFIRKDTGGCADELLIPDFGVKQPLPGLTETVVEFTPDKTGSFPFTCGMRMLKGTLVVN, from the coding sequence ATGAAGCGCTTGATGGGAGTGGTGGTGGTCGCCGGGCTGCTGGCCGCGTGCGACAAGAAGACGCAAGCCCCGGCCGCGCCGCCGGCGGAGACCGCGAAGGCCTCGGCGAAGCAGCCCCACGCCGCCGAGCCGCACGCGCACGCCGCGCCTCACGGGGGCTGGGTGGAGACGACGGCGCGGGGGCACCTGGAGCTGGTGGCTTCGCGCGAGGGTGGCTATCGCGTCTACCTGCTCGATGACGCGCTGAGCCCGCGCCCGGTGGATGGGGCCAGTGGCTCCATCAAGGTGGCCAAGGGCGGGTATCCGGACGTGGCGCTCTCCGTCGTGGGAGACCACCTGGAGGGCCAGGGGCCCGCGCACACCGACGAGCACCTGGTGATGGTGGTGACGGTGGTGCGGGAGGGAAAGCCGGAGACGGCGCGCTTCAACGCGCACCTGGAGGCCGAGGGCCACGGAGACCTGATGGGGGAACTGCGCCAGGAGCCGTGCCCATCCACGCTCCCGGAGGGGCTCACGGCGGAGCAGTGCGCGAAGCAGGGCGGGGTGTACACGGTGGCGGTGCAGGGTGGAGCGCCGGTGCTGGTGCTCACCGCGCCGGGCCAGGATGCCAAGGCCCTGCTCGGGCCGAAGGTGGGCCAGCGCGTCCACATCGCCGGGGCGGTGGAGGAGGTGGGAGGCTCGCGGCGCGTACAGGCCGAGGCCCTCAGCGTGGAGCACGACCACACGCCGCTGCAGGGCGGCATCGTCGCCATGAGCGGAGACATGCACCTGGAGGTGCTCTCGCTGCGCTCGGGCGAGGTGCGCGTCTGGGTGACGGACGCCTTCCGCAAGCCGGTGCCGCTCGCGGGGATGAAGGGGACTGTGGAGGCCGGCGGGCAGAACGTGCCACTCACGCCCGAGCCAGGCGGACAGTTCCTCGCCGCGAAGCTGCCGGCCTCGGAGCAGGAGCGCGAGACGACGGTGCGCCTGCCCATGCCGGGAGATCCCGAGTACTTCATCACCTTCCTGCTCGCGCCGAAGGACGGCAGCGTGGCGGTGGCCTCGCCCGCGGCGAAGGCGGACGCGAGCGGGGTGCAGGAGGTGACCATCACCGTGGCGGGCGGCTACTCGCCGAGCGAGGTGAAGCTGAAGAAGGGCATGCCGGTCCGGCTGCGCTTCATCCGCAAGGACACCGGCGGGTGCGCCGATGAGCTGCTCATCCCGGACTTCGGTGTGAAGCAGCCGCTGCCGGGGCTGACGGAGACGGTGGTGGAGTTCACCCCGGACAAGACTGGCTCCTTCCCCTTCACCTGCGGCATGCGGATGTTGAAGGGCACGCTCGTGGTGAACTGA
- a CDS encoding efflux RND transporter permease subunit: MLDAIIRFSLRHRLFVVLAAVALLLYGGWAVTRLPVDVFPDLNRPTVTVMTEAGGLSPEEVETLVTRPIEVAMNGAPGVRRVRSSSGVGLAVVYVEFEWGTDIYLDRQLVAERLQVAREGLPRDVVPHLAPVSSIMGEILLLGVQSEGERTSPLELRSLSDWVIRQRLLTIPGIAQVTVMGGGVKQYQVQVDPEKLLAFGLTFEEVERAAGLSQNNTTGGFITQGGREFLVRNLARSASVEDLAATVVAVRNGVPVRLSQVAKVEVGPAVKRGDGGMNGRPAVILAVQKQPGASTLQLTGQVEAAVAELQRTLPEDVHMETLFEQADFIEASISNVAEALRDGAFLVVVVLFLFLVNLRTTVITLTAIPLSFVMTALVMSAFGLTINTLTLGGLAVAIGELVDDAIVDVENVYRRLKENRQKERPEPPLRVIYRASSEVRNSIVFATLIVVLVFLPLFAMGGIEGRLFAPLGVAYIVSIVASLLVSLTVTPVLCAYLLPKARFLEHGDSALVRALKARARKLYEVSLAHPGAVLSAAVLLVLVAVASVPFMGRAFLPAFSEGTATVNVLAAPGTSLEESNRYGLLAERLIVSIPEVRTVGRRTGRAEQDEHAEGVHYSELDVDFKEGGRPRNEVLADMRARLAQLPGVSVSIGQPISHRLDHLLSGIRAQVAVKVFGSDLDALRAKAEEVRRVMAEVPGIVDLQVEQQTLIPQLQLRLKREEAARLGVQPGAMAEQLEKAFNGVVVGQVLEGQRTFDVLVRYDEPSRVSADAFRRALVDTPSGARVPVAAVAEVVETRGPNLINHDHLQRRVVVMANVAGRDLGSAVDEVRARVAERVRLPVGTTVAYEGQFESQQSATRLIALLSLLSLTGMFLVLYAHFRSVRLVLQVMLNIPLALVGSVAAVWLTDRTLSVATLVGFITLCGIASRNTIMMISHYLHLVEVEGERFGPEMVVRGSLERLVPVMMTALTAGLALVPLALAAGEPGKEILHPVAVVILGGLVSSTILDMVVTPAVFYRFGRPAMEKYLARKQASREEEGDALAAASESSLPGRA, from the coding sequence GTGCTGGACGCCATCATCCGCTTCTCCCTGCGGCACCGCCTCTTCGTCGTCCTCGCGGCGGTGGCGCTGCTCCTCTATGGAGGCTGGGCCGTCACCCGGCTGCCGGTGGATGTGTTCCCGGATCTCAACCGCCCCACCGTCACGGTGATGACGGAGGCGGGCGGCCTGTCCCCCGAGGAGGTGGAGACGCTCGTCACCCGGCCCATCGAGGTGGCGATGAACGGCGCGCCCGGCGTGCGGCGCGTGCGCTCCTCCTCGGGCGTGGGGCTGGCCGTCGTCTACGTGGAGTTCGAGTGGGGCACCGACATCTACCTGGATCGGCAGCTCGTGGCCGAGCGCCTCCAGGTGGCGCGCGAGGGCCTGCCGCGCGACGTGGTGCCGCACCTCGCGCCCGTCTCCTCCATCATGGGAGAGATTCTGCTGCTCGGGGTGCAGAGCGAGGGGGAGCGCACCTCGCCGCTGGAGCTGCGCTCGCTCTCCGACTGGGTCATCCGCCAGCGCCTGCTCACCATCCCCGGCATCGCCCAGGTGACGGTGATGGGCGGCGGGGTGAAGCAGTACCAGGTGCAGGTGGATCCGGAGAAGCTGCTGGCCTTCGGGCTCACCTTCGAGGAGGTGGAGCGAGCGGCGGGGTTGTCCCAGAACAACACCACTGGCGGCTTCATCACCCAGGGCGGCCGTGAGTTCCTGGTGCGAAACCTCGCGCGCAGCGCCTCCGTGGAGGACCTGGCCGCAACCGTGGTGGCCGTGCGCAACGGCGTGCCCGTGCGCCTGTCCCAGGTGGCCAAGGTGGAGGTGGGTCCCGCGGTGAAGCGCGGCGATGGCGGCATGAACGGTCGGCCCGCGGTCATCCTCGCGGTGCAGAAGCAGCCCGGCGCCAGCACCCTGCAGCTCACCGGGCAGGTGGAGGCCGCCGTGGCCGAGCTGCAGCGGACCCTGCCCGAGGACGTCCACATGGAGACGCTCTTCGAGCAGGCCGACTTCATCGAGGCCTCCATCTCCAACGTGGCGGAGGCCCTGCGGGACGGGGCCTTCCTCGTGGTGGTGGTGCTCTTCCTGTTCCTCGTCAATCTGCGCACCACGGTGATTACGCTCACCGCCATCCCGCTCTCGTTCGTGATGACGGCGCTGGTGATGAGCGCCTTCGGGCTGACCATCAACACGCTCACCCTGGGTGGCCTCGCGGTGGCCATCGGTGAGCTGGTGGATGACGCCATCGTGGACGTGGAGAACGTCTACCGGCGCCTCAAGGAGAACCGCCAGAAGGAGCGGCCCGAGCCCCCGCTGCGCGTCATCTACCGCGCTTCCTCCGAGGTGCGGAACTCCATCGTCTTCGCCACCCTCATCGTCGTGCTCGTCTTCCTGCCCCTGTTCGCCATGGGTGGAATCGAGGGCCGCCTCTTCGCGCCGCTGGGCGTGGCGTACATCGTATCCATCGTCGCCTCGCTGCTCGTGTCCCTCACGGTGACGCCGGTGCTGTGCGCGTACCTGCTGCCCAAGGCACGCTTCCTGGAGCACGGTGACAGCGCGCTGGTGCGGGCCCTCAAGGCGCGCGCGCGCAAGCTCTATGAGGTGTCCCTGGCGCACCCCGGCGCGGTGCTCTCGGCGGCGGTGCTGCTGGTGCTGGTGGCGGTGGCCTCCGTGCCCTTCATGGGCCGTGCCTTCCTGCCGGCCTTCAGCGAGGGCACCGCCACGGTGAACGTGCTGGCCGCCCCGGGTACCTCGCTGGAGGAGTCCAACCGTTACGGGTTGCTCGCCGAGCGCCTCATCGTCTCCATCCCCGAGGTGCGCACCGTGGGCCGGCGCACCGGCCGCGCCGAGCAGGACGAGCACGCCGAGGGCGTCCACTACTCGGAGCTGGACGTGGACTTCAAGGAAGGGGGCCGCCCGCGCAACGAGGTGCTCGCGGACATGCGCGCCCGGCTCGCGCAGCTGCCCGGCGTCTCCGTGTCCATCGGCCAGCCCATCTCCCACCGGCTGGACCACCTGCTGTCCGGCATCCGCGCGCAGGTGGCGGTGAAGGTGTTCGGCAGCGACCTGGACGCCCTGCGCGCCAAGGCCGAGGAGGTGCGCCGGGTGATGGCCGAGGTGCCGGGCATCGTGGACCTCCAGGTGGAGCAGCAGACGTTGATTCCCCAGCTCCAGCTCCGGCTCAAGCGCGAGGAGGCGGCGCGGCTGGGAGTGCAGCCGGGCGCCATGGCCGAGCAGCTCGAGAAGGCCTTCAACGGCGTGGTGGTGGGGCAGGTGCTGGAGGGCCAGCGCACCTTCGACGTGCTGGTGCGCTACGACGAGCCGAGCCGCGTCAGCGCGGACGCGTTCCGCCGCGCGCTGGTGGACACGCCCTCGGGCGCGCGCGTGCCGGTGGCGGCGGTGGCGGAGGTGGTGGAGACGCGCGGGCCCAACCTCATCAACCACGACCACCTCCAGCGGCGCGTCGTCGTCATGGCCAACGTGGCGGGCCGGGACCTGGGCAGCGCGGTGGACGAGGTGCGCGCGCGCGTCGCCGAGCGGGTGCGGCTACCCGTGGGCACCACCGTGGCCTACGAGGGGCAGTTCGAGAGCCAGCAGTCGGCCACGCGCCTCATCGCGCTGCTGTCCCTGCTGTCGCTCACCGGCATGTTCCTGGTGCTCTACGCGCACTTCCGCTCGGTGCGGCTGGTGCTCCAGGTGATGCTCAACATTCCCCTGGCCCTGGTGGGCAGTGTGGCGGCGGTGTGGCTCACGGATAGAACGCTCTCGGTGGCCACGCTGGTCGGCTTCATCACCCTGTGCGGCATCGCCAGCCGCAACACCATCATGATGATCTCCCACTACCTGCATCTGGTGGAGGTGGAGGGCGAGCGCTTCGGCCCGGAGATGGTGGTGCGCGGCTCGCTGGAGCGGCTGGTGCCGGTGATGATGACGGCGCTCACGGCGGGGCTGGCGCTGGTGCCGCTGGCGCTCGCGGCGGGAGAGCCGGGCAAGGAGATCCTCCACCCGGTGGCGGTGGTCATCCTGGGAGGCCTGGTCAGCTCGACGATTCTGGACATGGTCGTCACGCCCGCCGTGTTCTATCGATTCGGCCGCCCAGCGATGGAGAAGTACCTGGCACGCAAGCAGGCCTCGCGCGAGGAGGAGGGCGATGCCCTGGCTGCCGCGTCCGAGAGCAGCCTGCCAGGCAGAGCTTGA